The following nucleotide sequence is from Methylocella tundrae.
AACCGGCTTTATGTGATTTTCAGTTCGGCTCGATCGTGAACCGCTCTCCCGTCGTCGTTGGCGTTTCAACCGATGGCGCGGCGCCGATCCTCGCGCAAGCGATACGCCGGCGAATCGAGACGCTTCTTCCCCAATCCCTGTCCGCGTGGGCGGCGCTCGCACATAAGATGCGCGCTGCGCTCAACGAGCGGCTGCAACCGGGCATGGCGCGCAGGGCATTTTGGGAAGGCTTCGTCGAAAGAGCGTTCGGGCCCGCGCCGACGAAAGAGGATGAGACCGCGCTCATGGGCCAATCTGATCGATGCGCGGCGGTCAGAGCGTGGCGGATGGGGCAAGTCACGCTGGTCGGCGCCGGGCCAGGCGATGCGGAGCTCCTGACGCTCAAAGCCGTTCGCGCGCTACAATCCGCTGATGTGATCCTTTTCGACGATCTCATTTCCGACGAGGTGCTGGAGCTCGCCCGTCGCGAAGCGAAGCGCATCCTCGTCGGAAAACGAGGCGGACGCCCAAGTTGCCGTCAGGATGACATCAACGAGCTGATGGTGAAGCTGGCGAAAGCCGGCAAGCGGGTGGTGCGCCTGAAATCGGGCGACCCGTTGATTTTCGGCCGCGCCGGCGAGGAGATCGCGCGGCTCGAAGCGGAAGGCGTTCCGGTCGACATAGTGCCCGGCATCACTTCCGCATTCGCCATGGCGGCCGCTCTTGGCGTGTCCCTGACCCATCGCGACTACGCGAAATCCGTCCGCTTCGTCACCGGCCATTCGCGCAAGGGGGGACTGCCAGAGGACCTTGACTGGAATGCGGTGGCGGACCCTTCGACGACGACGATCTTCTACATGGGAGGCCGCACCGCCGGACCGATTGCCGACAGACTCATGGCGCGAGGCCTCGCCGCCACGACGCCGGTTGCGGTGGCGTCGGCCGTCAGCCGGCCCGGACAGCGCATATGGATTTGTACGCTCGAAACTCTCTCTTCGACAATGGAAGGGGTCGCAGAAGCTGATCCCGTCATTATCGGCGTCGGAACGGCATTTGGAAGCGGAAGAAAAGATACGGCGGACGCGAACGGCTTTTTGCCTGGCTCAGCTCTGAAAACAGCCTTGCTCTCATGAATGCAGCAAGGCGCGCCGCGCCCGTCGCAAATTTGAGTTCGTTTATGTGTTGCGGCGGCCTCGAGAAACTGCGGCGCCGGCATGCCAAAAGCGACGTTTAGCCTAGCAAATTCTTTTCGACATCATCCAACGCCTTCCGCATTGCGTCTAGGATCAGTTTATCAGCGGCATTTTGATCGACGTCCGGCACATCCCAGTCGAATATCGCGCGATACTTCTCGACCAGATCTTTCACGTCAGAGGTGAGTTGAGCGCGATGCCTATCTAATTCCACCTGTTCGATCTCTGCCACTCTATTCTCCTTAATGTTCAAATGGCGTCCCCGCGGTCATTCCGGTTTCGACGCGGAGAGCCGAGCGCCAGATCCAGCCTCGAAGGCGAGCGGACCTCCGCAAATGTGGCGCCCCCGGTCTCTCCGGACAACTGGTTTCGGCAATGGCCTTCCTAAAGCGAACGGAAATTCGCCGCGGGCGCGAGGCGGAGGTCGCGGCAGCCGGGCCGCCGAGGCGGCAAACGCTTCTGATGACGGCCCGTCGCGCTGGCGACCCTCACATTCGAAAGTGGCGCATAACATGCATGAAATGGCGGTTTGCGAGAGCCTGAGGGAGGCCATTGAAGATCTGGCGTACCCAGAACTTCTCCCGCGTCACATGTGATCAAAGCCATGCGAAGCCGCGCAGGCGCGCCATGGAAACCTGTTTCGGAGGGGAACGCATCGTCGGCATGCTCGTCGGCGATCAACCGCCCCGGATCTGCTGAATGAATAGCTGAGCCATAAGGAGAGTCTCTTGATGATACGTTCCCTGTTCCGCACCACATGGGTTGCCGCCGCGCTCGCGCTCGCGCCCTCTCTGGCTTTCGCCCACACGGGCGTCGGCGATACTCACGGCTTCGTGCATGGCTTCCTGCATCCCGTGACAGGCATCGATCACGTGCTCGCGATGGTGACGGTTGGCGTCTTTGCCTGGCAGCTCGGCGGCCGCGCGCTATGGCTGGTCCCGGCCAGCTTTGTCATCGTCATGGCGCTCGGCGGAGCGACCGGAATGGCCGGAGTTGGTCTGCCCTTCGTGGAGTTTGGCATCGCGCTTTCCGTCATCGTGCTTGGCGCAATGGTGGCGCTCGGCGTCAAGGCGCCGCTCGCGGCCGGCGTCGGCCTCGTCGGGCTTTTCGCCATCTTTCACGGCCATGCGCATGGCGCGGAAATGCCTGAGAACGCCGCGGGGCTCGCTTATGGGCTGGGCTTCGTGCTCGCAACCGCTCTTTTGCATCTTGCCGGCGTCGGGCTTGGCTTCGCCACCGGGCGCCTCGGCGACAGGAAGGGTCCGGTATGGTTGCGCAACGTGGGGGCCGCGGTCTGCATCAGCGGCTTCGCCTTGGCGCTCGGCGCCCTCTGAGCGGATTTTCAGGCCCGGGCGTCACGCCGCCCGGACCGTCTACGCAGATGTTGCTTGGAAGCGGCGCTGGCGCCCGCGCCCGCGCCATCAGGATCAGTTCAGTAACCGATGGGCCATTATCTGCTGATGGAACAAAAGTTGGCGCGACCGGAACTGCTCGAAATCGAAGAGTTGAGCGCGTTCTGATCGGACAGGCCGATCAGCCTCATCGGCATATCCTGTAGCTGTCGCAAATTCTGTCTCGGAGCAGCCGCCGCGGGCGCCGAAATCCGCGGACGGCGGGGCGTCTTGAGTCGCCATAGGGCGCCCCCGATCGTCGCCTCCACGCGAAGGGCGCCACAGCCTTCCCGGTGCAATCTATCCTCTGTGCGCCACAACTGGCAACAAGAGCGTCATCTGCCTCCCCACGCGATCAGAGCAGAGCACAGCTCTTCGCGTAGCCGGTCCAGCCGGCGCTTCGGGCTACAGACAAGAGGGGGCGT
It contains:
- a CDS encoding HupE/UreJ family protein is translated as MRSLFRTTWVAAALALAPSLAFAHTGVGDTHGFVHGFLHPVTGIDHVLAMVTVGVFAWQLGGRALWLVPASFVIVMALGGATGMAGVGLPFVEFGIALSVIVLGAMVALGVKAPLAAGVGLVGLFAIFHGHAHGAEMPENAAGLAYGLGFVLATALLHLAGVGLGFATGRLGDRKGPVWLRNVGAAVCISGFALALGAL
- the cysG gene encoding siroheme synthase CysG → MHIVSRRPSDRRAARMAPLSVLPVFFRLQGRQAVVAGGSDAVAWKAELLIAAGAIVHLYAPTETLGEAFARLLAAEGSGDRIIHRDRNWGVDSFAGAALAVAGAETDAQAFRAAAQTAGVPVNVIDQPALCDFQFGSIVNRSPVVVGVSTDGAAPILAQAIRRRIETLLPQSLSAWAALAHKMRAALNERLQPGMARRAFWEGFVERAFGPAPTKEDETALMGQSDRCAAVRAWRMGQVTLVGAGPGDAELLTLKAVRALQSADVILFDDLISDEVLELARREAKRILVGKRGGRPSCRQDDINELMVKLAKAGKRVVRLKSGDPLIFGRAGEEIARLEAEGVPVDIVPGITSAFAMAAALGVSLTHRDYAKSVRFVTGHSRKGGLPEDLDWNAVADPSTTTIFYMGGRTAGPIADRLMARGLAATTPVAVASAVSRPGQRIWICTLETLSSTMEGVAEADPVIIGVGTAFGSGRKDTADANGFLPGSALKTALLS